From Bacteroides uniformis:
ATGGGCGATACGGCACAGCTGCCGCCGGTGGGGGAGGAGCAGAGCCCTGCCCTCTTTGCCGATGCCTTGAAAGGCTACGGGCTGGAAGTGGTGGAGGTGGACTTGACGCAGGTGGTGCGTCAGGAGCAACAGTCGGGCATTTTGTGGAATGCCACCCGCCTGAGGCAGTTGATAGCGGAAGACGATTGCTACAGCCTGCCGAAGATAAAGGTTTCGGGGTTTGCCGACATTAAAGTTCTGCCCGGAAATGAGCTGATAGAAACGCTGAACTCTTGCTACGACCATGACGGGTTGGATGAAACTATCGTGGTGTGCCGCTCCAACAAGAGGGCGAACATCTACAACAAAGGCATCCGTGCGCAGATTCTCTGGCGTGAGGATGAATTAAACACCGGTGATTTGTTGATGGTGGCGAAAAATAACTACTTCTGGACGGAAAAGGAGAAGGAGATGGATTTCATTGCCAACGGTGAGACTGCCGTGGTGCGCCGCGTGCGCCGTACGCGAGAGCTGTATGGCTTCCGCTTTGCAGACGTGACGCTGGTCTTTCCCGACTATAACGACTTTGAACTGGAAGTGAACATGCTGCTTGATACGCTGCATACCGACTCGCCTGCGCTGCCCAAGGCAGAAAACGACCGGCTTTTCTACTCCGTCCTCGAAGATTATGCCGACATCACCGTGAAGCGCGAGCGGATGAAGAAGATGAAGGCAGACCCGTACTACAACGCCTTGCAAGTGAAGTATGCCTATGCCGTGACTTGCCACAAGGCGCAGGGCGGGCAATGGAAGAATGTCTTTCTGGACCAGGGGTATATGACGGATGAATACCTGACACCCGATTATTTCCGTTGGCTCTACACCGCCTTTACCCGTGCCACGGGAACGCTCTACTTGGTGAACTATCCGGAAGAACAAATAGTTTGAAAAAGAGAGGGGTACCGATGCAGTATTCCGGCATTTTTTGTATTTTTGTAGATAGAACAACTATAACTGAACAAGTATGAAGAAGCTATACTCTCTCTTTGCCTTGATAGCACTGCTGTTTACCGCTTCCGGTTGCGAGGACGATTACCGAAGCATGGTACTTTTCGAAGGTGTGGAGCCTATCTACCAGATTGGGACATGTGACAATCTGGTGTCCAATCTTTCTTATTATCTTTCTGAAACAAACGAAGATACAGTGCTGGGCATTGACGGCGGCGACGGTTCCTATAATGTGATTAACGAGCACGAGTCGGTGGCTTCCGTGACTTTTACCGATGATGTCAACGGGTATCAGCGTATCAAGATTCATCCGCTGGCAGAGGGGGAGACGATTGTGAAGGTGATGGATGGTTCCGGTGAGGAAACACAACTGCGCATCACGGTGAAAGGTCGTAGGCAATATACGTTGACGAAAATGGGCTTCGAGTATGGTATCAGTAGTGGTGCACCGACGGAACTGCTGGGTGATGTTTCTAAGGCACTTGCCGAGCGTCCTTGGGTGAAGGATGGCGGGTATTATGTGTTGGTGCCCGAAGATTTCTCCAATAGTATGTGGAAAGGTGTATTGGAAATCTATCCGACGGGAAAAGAGGAGGAACCGCTAATGGGGATATACGAGACAGTTCCAGTGGAAGATGAGAACGGAGATACATATGCATTGTGGCAGTTTACTTATAATGGAGAGAAGAGGCTCTTTACGCGGACGGTCTCGGGAAATGGTAAATGTGTACTTGCGGAAAATGTAACTCCTTTCTGTCCTTCCAGTTTGCTGCCCGAAGGTGCACTGGTGGTTTATCGCGAAATGTTTATACTTCGGATGGAATAAGGTTTTAGTGGAAATCTTGTCAAGAGCAGATTTACGAAAGATTAACAGACGGGAGGCTTAGGCTTCCCGTTTTTGTTTCTGTTGCGCATCATCTGTCTGTTCTGTATGCATCATTCGTTTGCTTCGAATGCATTGTCTGTTTGTTCTGGACTAATCATCCGTTCCCTCCACTTCACTGTCCCAAACCTTAGGGTTTTTCACGGAAACCCCAGGGCTTTGGAGGGTAAATGCCAGCCATTTCACTTGCTAAGGTGTGGCATTTAGGATGGTAAGGTGTGGAGTTTGGGGAGCCGGCATGTGGCATTTCAAATGGAATACCGTGGAGGATAAAAAGAAAAGGAGAAGCAATGCTCCTCCTTTCCCGGTAGTTTAATTTTGAAATATCTAAAAAATGACATTACAAATATACAACATCACAGAGGCGATGTCAAGTGTTTCGCCAATTATTTTCAATTATAATCCTGCCAATTCCAAAACTTTGTCAATGGCAGCGTTCAGTCCGTCAGCATTCTTACCGCCGGCAGTTGCAAAGTGGGGCTGGCCACCGCCACCGCCTTGGATAAGTTTGGCAGCTTCTTTCACCAGGTTACCGGCTTTCAGTCCGCCTGCCACGAGGTTGTCGCTCAGCATGACGGTCAGCATCGGCTTGCCTTCGGCTTCTGTTCCCGCTACGAAGAACAGGTTTTCCGTAATCTGGCCACGCAACTGGAAGGCGATGTTCTTCACTGTTTCTGCCGGCAGGGGAGCACAGAACTTGATGACTTTAACGCCATTGACTTCCTGCACGTTCTTCAGCAGTCTTTCTTTCAGCTGTGCTTCTTTCTCTTTCATGAAGTCCTCTACCTGCTTCTTCAGTCCGGCGTTTTCGTCAATATACTTACGGATGGTTCCGGCAAGGTCGGGTGCGTTGTTGAAGAGCGCCTTCAAGTCGTGCAGCGTGTCCTCGATGGTGTTCATCAGTTCCTCCACGCGTGCACCCGTGTAGGCTTCGATACGGCGCACACCGGCAGCCACGGAGCTTTCGGAGATAATCTTCACCATACCGATGTTTCCGGTTGCAGCCACGTGCGTACCACCACAGAATTCTACGGAAGAACCGAACTGGATAACGCGTACATGGTCGCCGTACTTCTCGCCGAACAGAGCGATGGCGCCCAGTTCTTTGGCTTCTTCGATAGGAATGTTGCGGTATTCTTTCAAAGGTATGTTGGCGCGAATCTTTGCATTAACGATGTGTTCCACCTTGCGGATTTCCTCGTCCGTCACCTTCTGGAAGTGTGAGAAGTCGAAACGCAGGGAGTCCGGTGTAACCAAAGAGCCCTTCTGCTCTACATGCTCGCCCAATACTTCGCGCAGCGCAGCATCCAGCAAGTGGGTAGCAGAGTGGTTGGCGGCACAAGCGGCACGCTTGTCGGTATCCACGCATGCCATCATCGGAGCTTCCATGTGTTCGGGCAGCTTCTTGGTGATGTGGATAGGCAGGTTGTTCTCCTTCTTGGTGTCTACCACTTCGATGGTCTCAAACTCGTTCACCAATACACCGGTGTCACCTACCTGACCGCCGCTTTCGGCATAGAACGGAGTCTTGTCCAGTACAATCTGATACAAGGTTTGGTTCTTCTGCTTCACTTGTCGGTAGCGCAGAATGGATGTTTCGTATTCCGTATAGTCATATCCTACGAATTCGGTAGTACCCTCCTTTAGCGTAATCCAGTCACCGGTCTCTATGGCGGCGGCATTGCGGGCACGCTGTTTCTGCTGCTGCATTTCGGCGTCAAACTCCTTGATGTCGGCAGTCATGCCGTTTTCGCGGAGAATCAGTTCCGTCAAGTCGAGCGGGAAACCGAAGGTATCATATAAGGTAAAGGCATCCTTTCCGCTGATTTCGTTCTTGCCGGCGGCTTTGGCGTCTGCCATGGTCTTTTCCAGCAGGCGGATACCTGTCTCCAAAGTGCGGAGGAAGGAGTCTTCTTCTTCCTTGATAACTTTGGCAATCAGTTCCTTCTGTGCATCCAGTTCGGGATAAGCGGCGCCCATGTTCTCGATGAGTACGGGGAGGAGCTTGTACATGAATGCCTGCTTCTGTCCGAGGAACGTGTAACCGTAGCGCACGGCACGGCGGAGGATACGACGGATGACGTAACCTGCCTTGGCATTGCTCGGAAGCTGTCCGTCGGTGATGGAGAAGGCGATGGTGCGGATGTGGTCGGCAATTACACGCATGGCGATGTCCGACTTCTCATCTTCGCCATACTTCTTGCCTGCCATGTCTCCGATGGCTTTCAGTATCGGTTGGAATACGTCGGTGTCGTAGTTGGAGGTCTTTCCTTGCAGTGTGCGCACCAGTCGCTCGAAGCCCATGCCGGTGTCGATAACCTTGGCGGGAAGTCCTTCCAGGCTGCCGTCCGCCTTGCGGTTGAACTGCATGAACACGAGGTTCCAGATTTCAATCACCTGCGGGTGGTCTTTGTTCACCAGCTGGCTGCCGGGTACTTTGGCCTTCTCTTCTTCCGAACGGGAGTCCACATGGATTTCCGAACACGGACCGCACGGTCCCGTATCACCCATTTCCCAGAAGTTATCGTGTTTGTTGCCATTCAGAATGTGGTCTTTCGGCAAGAACTGCTCCCAGTAAGAAGCGGCTTCGTTGTCGCGTTCCAGTCCTTCTTCGGCGCTACCTTCGAATACGGTGGCGTAGAGGTCTTTGGGGTCGAGTTTCAATACATCCACCAGATACTCCCATGCCCAGGAGATGGCTTCCTTCTTGAAGTAGTCGCCAAACGACCAGTTGCCCAGCATCTCGAACATGGTGTGGTGGTAGGTATCGTGACCCACTTCCTCCAGGTCGTTGTGCTTTCCGCTTACGCGAAGGCATTTCTGCGAGTCAGCAACTCTTTTGTATTTCGCCGGGTGGTTGCCCAAAATAATATCTTTAAACTGGTTCATTCCCGCATTGGTGAACATCAACGTGGGGTCATCCTTAATCACCATCGGGGCCGAAGGCACTATCTGGTGACCTTTACTTTCGAAGAAACTCTTGAAAGAGTCTCTGATTTCGTTTGCAGTCAACATACTCTCTATTGATTTATCTGATTCTAATTTGATTTACCTTCTCTTGTCGTTTTTTGCCCGTTTCTTACTACTAACTACTTGCTACTTAGTCTTAATATTCTTGAAAAAACTGTGCAAAGATAGCTTGTTTTTATTACTTTTGTCGCATTGACAAGCGAAATATTTCCTAAGATGCGCAAAGTTTACTACATTTATAATCCCCAGACGCAGACGTACGACCGTATTTATCCTACCGTGAGGCAGCGGGCGCTGAGCATTCTCCGCCGTTTGTTCATCGGTATGGGGCTGGGTGCGGGCAGTTTCATCGTATTGCTGCTTATCTTCGGCTCTCCGTCGGAGAAGGAGTTGCGAAAGGAGAACAGCAAACTGCAGGCGCAGTACAACGTCCTCTCCCGCCGGCTGGACGAGGCTATGGGAGTGCTGCAAGACATACAGCAGCGTGATGACAATCTGTACCGGGTGATTTTCATGGCCGACCCTATTCCTTCTGCCATCCGTCAGGCTGGATACGGCGGTACCAACCGCTATGAGCATCTGATGGATATGGCTAACTCCGACTTGGTTATCAATACCACGCAGAAAATGGATATGATTAGCAAGCAACTCTATATCCAGTCCCGCTCCTTTGACGATGTGGTGGAGATGTGCAAGAATCATGATGAAATGCTGCGCTGCATTCCTGCCATACAGCCGGTTTCCAATAAAGACCTCCGTAAGACCGCTTCGGGTTACGGTACGCGTATCGACCCCATTTATGGTACCAGCAAGTTCCATGAGGGTATGGACTTTTCGGCTCCCCAGGGCACGGATGTCTATGCCACGGGAGATGGCACCGTGGTGCAGATGGGCTGGCAATCGGGCTATGGCAACAGAATTGTGATAGACCACGGCTTCGGTTATCAGACGGTGTATGCACACTTGCGCGATTTCCGGACGAAGTTGGGCAAGAAAGTGGTACGTGGTGAGGTCATTGGCGGGGTAGGCAGTACGGGCAAGAGTACTGGTCCGCACTTGCACTACGAAGTACACGTTAAGGGAAAAGTTGTGAATCCCGTCAACTACTACTTCATGGATCTCAGTGCCGAGGATTATGACCGCATGATACAGATTGCGGCGAACCATGGTAAGGTGCTTGATTGACGGATGATTTATAGAGAAAGGATTACATCATGCTGAATACAGATAAGAATTTAAAGTTATATTACTCCATCAGCGAGGTGGCTGCCATGTTCGATGTCAACGAATCACTGCTCCGTTTCTGGGAAAAGGAGTTTCCGCAACTCAATCCGAAGAAGGGGGGGCGGGGAATACGCCAGTACCGTAAGGAGGACATTGAGACAGTGAAACTTATCTATCATCTGGTGAAGGAGCGCGGAATGACCTTGCCCGGCGCCCGCCAACGGATGAAAGACAATAAAGAAGCTACGATACGCAACTTTGAAATCGTAGATCGCCTGAGAGCTATCCGCGAAGAACTGGTAGGCATGAAACTGGCATTGGATGAGTTTACTTACGAGGATGTGGAGAGCTTGAAGGAAAATATTCAAGGACTGAAGTAGAATAAATACCACTCCGTTTATTCCTCTACTCTCGTCACTTGTTTTATATTCTGTATCTGCTTCAGGTTATTGCAGATAGTGCGCACGTCGTCCACATCGTGTACATAGAGTTGTATCTTTCCTTCGAAGATACCGTCGTTGGTTTCGATGGTCAGTTTACGGATATTCACGTTGAGCTGGCGGGAGATGACTTGAGTTACTTCGTTCAGCAATCCCATGCTGTCTATACCTTTTATATATATGGTGACGAGGAACGACAAATCCTTGTGAGTGTCCCACTCGGTGGCGATGATACGGTTTCCGTAGCTACTCTTAAGGCGGGTGGCAACGGGGCATTGGCGCTTGTGGATGACAACACGGTTTTGCTCGTCGATGTATCCCAGTACGTCGTCACCCGGAATGGGATGGCAACAGTCGGCCATAATATAGTTCTTTGAGATGGTCTCTTCCGTCAGCTTCAGAATCTGCTTAGTGTTGATTTTCTCTTGCGGTGTTTTCTCTTCCGGTTGTTCTTTGGCATCCTTGTTGTCCTTGTTACCGAAGGAGAAGGTCAGGAACTTCTTCCAGTTGCTGTTCTGCTTTTCCTTGAACACGTTCTTGTCGGCATCGCCCAGCACAACCCGTTTGTTGCCGATGGCAACGAGCAGCTCGTCGCGGGTGTGGAAGCCGTGCAGCCTGGTCAGCTTGTCCAGAGCAGCATCATCCATACGTATATCCTCGTTTTTGAAGAATTCGTTCAGTATGGTTTCACCTTCTTTCTGATAGGCTTTCGCCTCTTTGCGCAGGATGGCGGCAATCTTGGCGCGGGCGCGGGCGGTGGTGGCATACACTTCCCACTCCGGCTGCACGCGTTGCGATTTGGAGGTCAATATCTCTACCTGGTCACCGCTTTGCAGTTTGTGGCTTAGGGGAACCAGTTTGTGGTTTACCTTGGCGCCGATGCAGTGGCTGCCGATGTCGGTATGCAAGGAGAAGGCAAAGTCCAGTGCCGTAGAGTTCTGCGGCATGGTCTTGAGGTCGCCTTTCGGGGTGAAGACGAAAATTTCCGATGCAAACAAGTTCAGTTTGATGGTATCGAGAAAATCGATGGCGTCCGGTTGTGGGTCGTCCAGAATTTCCTTGATGGTACGCAACCATTTCTCCAGTTCGCCTTCATCTTCGCTGCCTCCGCCTTCTTTGTATTTCCAGTGGGCGGCAAAGCCTTGTTCGGCAACGTCATTCATGCGTTCACTGCGGATTTGTACTTCAATCCATTGCCCGTTGTTACCCATAAGGGTGACGTGCAGGGCTTGGTAGCCGTTGGCTTTGGGATGGCTCACCCAGTCGCGCAGGCGGTCGGGGTGGGGCTTGTATATCTTGGATATGGAGACGTAAATGTCGAAGCAGTCGTTTAGCTCTTCCTCTATATTGCGGGGCTCGAAGATGATGCGGACAGCAAGCAAATCATAGATTTCCTCGAAGGGGACATGCTTGGTCTGCATTTTGTTCCAGATGGAGTAGATGGACTTTACACGGGCAAGGATACGGTATTTCAGTCCCATTTTGTCCAGTTGCGCCCGTATCGGAGCGGTGAACTCATTGAATACCTTGTCGCGCTCCACGGCGGTGGCTTCCAGTTTCTCTTCTATCTCGTGGTACTCTTCCGGATGTTCGTACTTGAAGCTCAGGTTTTCCAGTTCTGTCTTGATTTTGTACAAGCCGAGGCGGTTGGCGAGCGGGGCATAAATATAGAGTGTTTCGCCTGCAATCTTGAACTGCTTGTTGGGCAGCATGGAGCCGAGTGTACGCATGTTATGCAGACGGTCGGCTATCTTGATGAGGATAACCCGGATATCGTCGGACATGGTGAGCAGCAGCTTCTTGAAGTTCTCTGCCTGCGCCGAGGCACGGTCGCCGAAGATACCGCCGGAAATCTTTGTCAGCCCGTCTACAATCTGGGCGATTTTGGGACCGAAGATGTTTTCAATATCCTCTACGGTGTAGTCGGTGTCCTCCACCACATCATGCAGCAATGCCGAGCATATGGAAGTAGACCCCAGTCCTATCTCATTACAGACAATCTTTGCCACAGCAATGGGGTGCATGATGTAGGGCTCGCCGGAACGACGCTTAATGCCCTTATGCGCCTGGTTGGCAAAGTTGAATGCTTTGGTTATTATTTCGACGCGCTTGCGGTGCTTGGTGGCCAAATAGTCGTTCAACAGTTCTTGGAATGCCTGTTCGATCATTTCCTCTTCGGCTTTTTCCTTTTCCTTCTGACTTATATTTTCTTCCATATACTGCTTTCTCCTTTCTTCACTTCACTTTTTGCAAAAATAAGCAATTTTCAACACCGGGCAAGCGTTTATGTCTTTATTTATAAATCTTCAAGCGCTTTCCTGCGGAGATTCTGGTACTGCGCAATCCATTCCAACTTTTTAACTGATTGACAGTGACGCCGTATTTCCGTGCAATGCTGCCGAGATTCTCGCCACTGCGTATCTTGTGGTAGGTGACATTCCCCGTAGCGGTACTGCCTTTGCTGCTACGTGCCGTCGAGCGTGTATTGGAAACGGCCACGACTCTGCGGTTCTTGAACAGCTCGTTACTGCGGTGGGCATAGATGGTGTCTTGCTTGTCAATGAAGGCACTGATGTAGTTGATGGGGAGGCGTAGCGTCTGCGGCTTGCTCTCTCCGGGGATGATGCTTTTCTTGAATTGGGGATTTAGGCTCTTTATCTGGTCCAGGCTGATGCCGCATAGGTCGGAAATCTGCTCGAAATGAAGGTTACGGCTTACTTGCACCGTATCGGTTGCTTCCGGAATGTCGGTTTCCATGGGGCAGATGTTGTGCTTGCAGTAGTAGGTCATTACGTAGTTGGCGGCAATGAAGGCGGGCACGTAGCCGCGTGTCTCTTTGGGCAGATAGTTGTAGATTTCCCAATAATCGGTTTTCCCTCCCGAGCGGCGGATGGCTTTGTTGATGGTGCCCGGACCGCAGTTGTAGGCGGCAATCACCAGGTTCCAGTCTTTGTAAATGTCATACATGTCCTTCAGGTAGCGTGCTGCCGCCCAGGTCGCCTTTATCGGGTCACGGCGTTCGTCTACGAGGCTGTTGCTTTCCAGTCCGTATATCTTTCCGGTGGCGAGCATAAACTGCCATAGTCCGCAGGCTCCCGCGCGGGATACGGCAGAAGGGTTGAGAGCGGATTCTATGATGGGCAGGTATTTCAGCTCGAGCGGCAGGCCGTAGGCATCCAGCGCTTCTTCGAAGATGGGCATATAGAAGTTGCAGGCGCTCAGCATGAAGGCAACCTGGTTGCGCAGACGTCCGGCATACATGTCGATGAACTTGCGCACAATCTCGTTGTATGGCATTTCCATGACGGTCGGCATGCGCGACAACCGGTCTATGTATACAGAGTCACTGAACATCGGGTTTACGGTAGAGGTGCTGCAGTCTTTTCCCAAGTCTATGTAATTCTTGGCTTTCCAGTCATTGAGCAGGCTGTCCAGCGGATAGGTCATGCTTTTGGGCAGCTCGATGGATTCCTGGCGTTCCGTGCCGTTTTCGCGGATAAGCACTTCCACGCTTTCTTGCGCATGCATGGCCGGAGCGGTGAAGAGGGCGCAAAACAGAAGCGAGGAACCGAGAATAATTCTTTTCATATATATGGCCTTGTGTGTCATTAGGTAATAATTTATGCTTTAATTTTCGTTTCTAGAATCGGAAACTGCATTGCACGCCGACGTTCTTATTAGAGGAACCAGTCATCTGGCTGTTGATTATGGCAGGTTCCACTTTCATGCTGAGGTCGGGGGTGATGTCAAAGTTGGACAGCTCTGCGTCTACGTATGCGTCGACAACGGACAGCAGGTATACACCGATAAAGGCGAAGATGCTCAAGTCGCGGTATCGTCGGAAGGTATCCTTACGCTTCCGTAGTGTCTCCGTCAGCTGGCTTTCGGTATAGTTATAGTTGGGAGGCAGCAGGTCGGTAATGGTACTGGAGTTGAAATTACCATTTACGGCATCCTTGTAGGCGGCCGAATAGTCCTTATACATCTTGCTGTTCCACGTAAGGGCATAGGCACAACCGGCAAATCCTCCATAGAAGATGGGCAGTTTCCAATACTTGCGGTTGTAAATTTGTCCACCGCCGGGAATGACGAGGGCAAGCCAGGTGGCTTTTGTGGGATTAGGTACCCACCTTTTGGGGTCGATGGCCTTTTGCAGACTGTCTGTAGGCACGGGCTGTTCCTTCAGGTCGGGGCTGGCAGTCATTTCCAGCATCTTCCGCTTGTTTTCGGCTGCAAGACTGTCGGCAACAGTGAGGCTGTCCCGGTTCACCACGGTGTTGAGTGTATCGGTCTGATGCCGCTGCGCACGCTTGGAAGCGGCACGTGGACGGTCCTGACCATACATAGCAATCCCTGCCATCTGTAAAAAACAGAGCAGCAGGGCAATGGCTAACTGATATATTCTTCCTTTTTTCCTCATTTATTTCTTCAGCGTATCAAGAATGCCGATGATACGTTCCAATTCTTCTTCGTTATTGAACGGGATACTGATTTTACCTTTTCCTTTCTCCGAGCAGGTTAGCTGCACCTTGGTACTGAAAAAGCCCGAGAGCTGTTGTTTCAGCATATTGAATTCTTCGGGCAGTTTGGCGCGCTTGGGGGCAATCTTACGACCACCGCTCTTCACGCTTTCGCCTTCACTCAGTGACTTTACGATTTCTTCCACTTTGCGTACGGAATACCCGTGCTCCAGGATTTCTTCGAAAATCTTCACTTGCAGTTTGGGATCGCCAAGCGTTACCAAAGCGCGGGCATGTCCCATGTCTATCTGCTTGTTCTGCAGTCCCATCTGGACGGGGGCGGGCAGTTTGAGCAGGCGCAGGTAGTTGGCAATGGTGGTACGCTTCTTACCTACGCGTTCGCTGAGGCGTTCCTGCGTCAGTCCGTATTGTTCCAACAGATGCTGGTAAGCGAGGGCTATTTCTACGGAGTTCAAGTCTTCGCGCTGTATGTTTTCGATGAGCGCCATTTCCATGACGTTCTCGTCATCTGCAGTGCGGATATAGGCAGGGATGCTTGTCAGTCCGGCAAGCTGCGAAGCACGGAAACGACGCTCGCCGGCGATAATCTGGTATTCGTCGTCGCTAAGCTTGCGCAGGGTGATGGGCTGTATGATGCCGATTTCGGAGATGGAATCGGCTAACTCCTGCAACGCAACCGGATCGAATTCATGACGGGGCTGGTTGGGATTGACCGTAATCTTCGACAGCTCTATCTCATTGATAGAGGAGGAGCCTTCGGTCTTTACTTCATCCATGGAGAAGAGGGCGTCCAGCCCGCGTCCTAATGCATTTCTTTGTGCCATCTGTTTATTTACTATTTGACGATTTACAATTTAACCATACGGGATGATTTGTTTGTGCATTGTAAATATGGTATTTATCACTAATCATTAATCACTAACCACTATAATCACTTCTTTTCGTTTCTGCTTATCAATTCCTTGGCAAGTGCCATGTGGTTTTTGGCTCCGGTTGAGTCTGCGTCATAGAGAATGGTGGGC
This genomic window contains:
- a CDS encoding ATP-dependent DNA helicase; protein product: MINNYLERQIKENFPYQPTPEQEIAVKSLSEFLLSPRSEVVFMLRGYAGTGKTSLVGALVRTLDKLQQKSVLLAPTGRAAKVFSAYAGHPAFTIHKKIYRQQSFSNELSNFSVNDNLTTHTLYIVDEASMISNEGLSGSMFGTGRLLDDLVQFVYSGQGCRLLLMGDTAQLPPVGEEQSPALFADALKGYGLEVVEVDLTQVVRQEQQSGILWNATRLRQLIAEDDCYSLPKIKVSGFADIKVLPGNELIETLNSCYDHDGLDETIVVCRSNKRANIYNKGIRAQILWREDELNTGDLLMVAKNNYFWTEKEKEMDFIANGETAVVRRVRRTRELYGFRFADVTLVFPDYNDFELEVNMLLDTLHTDSPALPKAENDRLFYSVLEDYADITVKRERMKKMKADPYYNALQVKYAYAVTCHKAQGGQWKNVFLDQGYMTDEYLTPDYFRWLYTAFTRATGTLYLVNYPEEQIV
- the alaS gene encoding alanine--tRNA ligase — protein: MLTANEIRDSFKSFFESKGHQIVPSAPMVIKDDPTLMFTNAGMNQFKDIILGNHPAKYKRVADSQKCLRVSGKHNDLEEVGHDTYHHTMFEMLGNWSFGDYFKKEAISWAWEYLVDVLKLDPKDLYATVFEGSAEEGLERDNEAASYWEQFLPKDHILNGNKHDNFWEMGDTGPCGPCSEIHVDSRSEEEKAKVPGSQLVNKDHPQVIEIWNLVFMQFNRKADGSLEGLPAKVIDTGMGFERLVRTLQGKTSNYDTDVFQPILKAIGDMAGKKYGEDEKSDIAMRVIADHIRTIAFSITDGQLPSNAKAGYVIRRILRRAVRYGYTFLGQKQAFMYKLLPVLIENMGAAYPELDAQKELIAKVIKEEEDSFLRTLETGIRLLEKTMADAKAAGKNEISGKDAFTLYDTFGFPLDLTELILRENGMTADIKEFDAEMQQQKQRARNAAAIETGDWITLKEGTTEFVGYDYTEYETSILRYRQVKQKNQTLYQIVLDKTPFYAESGGQVGDTGVLVNEFETIEVVDTKKENNLPIHITKKLPEHMEAPMMACVDTDKRAACAANHSATHLLDAALREVLGEHVEQKGSLVTPDSLRFDFSHFQKVTDEEIRKVEHIVNAKIRANIPLKEYRNIPIEEAKELGAIALFGEKYGDHVRVIQFGSSVEFCGGTHVAATGNIGMVKIISESSVAAGVRRIEAYTGARVEELMNTIEDTLHDLKALFNNAPDLAGTIRKYIDENAGLKKQVEDFMKEKEAQLKERLLKNVQEVNGVKVIKFCAPLPAETVKNIAFQLRGQITENLFFVAGTEAEGKPMLTVMLSDNLVAGGLKAGNLVKEAAKLIQGGGGGQPHFATAGGKNADGLNAAIDKVLELAGL
- a CDS encoding M23 family metallopeptidase, with amino-acid sequence MRKVYYIYNPQTQTYDRIYPTVRQRALSILRRLFIGMGLGAGSFIVLLLIFGSPSEKELRKENSKLQAQYNVLSRRLDEAMGVLQDIQQRDDNLYRVIFMADPIPSAIRQAGYGGTNRYEHLMDMANSDLVINTTQKMDMISKQLYIQSRSFDDVVEMCKNHDEMLRCIPAIQPVSNKDLRKTASGYGTRIDPIYGTSKFHEGMDFSAPQGTDVYATGDGTVVQMGWQSGYGNRIVIDHGFGYQTVYAHLRDFRTKLGKKVVRGEVIGGVGSTGKSTGPHLHYEVHVKGKVVNPVNYYFMDLSAEDYDRMIQIAANHGKVLD
- a CDS encoding MerR family transcriptional regulator translates to MLNTDKNLKLYYSISEVAAMFDVNESLLRFWEKEFPQLNPKKGGRGIRQYRKEDIETVKLIYHLVKERGMTLPGARQRMKDNKEATIRNFEIVDRLRAIREELVGMKLALDEFTYEDVESLKENIQGLK
- a CDS encoding RelA/SpoT family protein, which codes for MEENISQKEKEKAEEEMIEQAFQELLNDYLATKHRKRVEIITKAFNFANQAHKGIKRRSGEPYIMHPIAVAKIVCNEIGLGSTSICSALLHDVVEDTDYTVEDIENIFGPKIAQIVDGLTKISGGIFGDRASAQAENFKKLLLTMSDDIRVILIKIADRLHNMRTLGSMLPNKQFKIAGETLYIYAPLANRLGLYKIKTELENLSFKYEHPEEYHEIEEKLEATAVERDKVFNEFTAPIRAQLDKMGLKYRILARVKSIYSIWNKMQTKHVPFEEIYDLLAVRIIFEPRNIEEELNDCFDIYVSISKIYKPHPDRLRDWVSHPKANGYQALHVTLMGNNGQWIEVQIRSERMNDVAEQGFAAHWKYKEGGGSEDEGELEKWLRTIKEILDDPQPDAIDFLDTIKLNLFASEIFVFTPKGDLKTMPQNSTALDFAFSLHTDIGSHCIGAKVNHKLVPLSHKLQSGDQVEILTSKSQRVQPEWEVYATTARARAKIAAILRKEAKAYQKEGETILNEFFKNEDIRMDDAALDKLTRLHGFHTRDELLVAIGNKRVVLGDADKNVFKEKQNSNWKKFLTFSFGNKDNKDAKEQPEEKTPQEKINTKQILKLTEETISKNYIMADCCHPIPGDDVLGYIDEQNRVVIHKRQCPVATRLKSSYGNRIIATEWDTHKDLSFLVTIYIKGIDSMGLLNEVTQVISRQLNVNIRKLTIETNDGIFEGKIQLYVHDVDDVRTICNNLKQIQNIKQVTRVEE
- a CDS encoding lytic transglycosylase domain-containing protein, coding for MKRIILGSSLLFCALFTAPAMHAQESVEVLIRENGTERQESIELPKSMTYPLDSLLNDWKAKNYIDLGKDCSTSTVNPMFSDSVYIDRLSRMPTVMEMPYNEIVRKFIDMYAGRLRNQVAFMLSACNFYMPIFEEALDAYGLPLELKYLPIIESALNPSAVSRAGACGLWQFMLATGKIYGLESNSLVDERRDPIKATWAAARYLKDMYDIYKDWNLVIAAYNCGPGTINKAIRRSGGKTDYWEIYNYLPKETRGYVPAFIAANYVMTYYCKHNICPMETDIPEATDTVQVSRNLHFEQISDLCGISLDQIKSLNPQFKKSIIPGESKPQTLRLPINYISAFIDKQDTIYAHRSNELFKNRRVVAVSNTRSTARSSKGSTATGNVTYHKIRSGENLGSIARKYGVTVNQLKSWNGLRSTRISAGKRLKIYK
- a CDS encoding DUF5683 domain-containing protein, with translation MRKKGRIYQLAIALLLCFLQMAGIAMYGQDRPRAASKRAQRHQTDTLNTVVNRDSLTVADSLAAENKRKMLEMTASPDLKEQPVPTDSLQKAIDPKRWVPNPTKATWLALVIPGGGQIYNRKYWKLPIFYGGFAGCAYALTWNSKMYKDYSAAYKDAVNGNFNSSTITDLLPPNYNYTESQLTETLRKRKDTFRRYRDLSIFAFIGVYLLSVVDAYVDAELSNFDITPDLSMKVEPAIINSQMTGSSNKNVGVQCSFRF
- a CDS encoding ParB/RepB/Spo0J family partition protein produces the protein MAQRNALGRGLDALFSMDEVKTEGSSSINEIELSKITVNPNQPRHEFDPVALQELADSISEIGIIQPITLRKLSDDEYQIIAGERRFRASQLAGLTSIPAYIRTADDENVMEMALIENIQREDLNSVEIALAYQHLLEQYGLTQERLSERVGKKRTTIANYLRLLKLPAPVQMGLQNKQIDMGHARALVTLGDPKLQVKIFEEILEHGYSVRKVEEIVKSLSEGESVKSGGRKIAPKRAKLPEEFNMLKQQLSGFFSTKVQLTCSEKGKGKISIPFNNEEELERIIGILDTLKK